One Anoplopoma fimbria isolate UVic2021 breed Golden Eagle Sablefish chromosome 2, Afim_UVic_2022, whole genome shotgun sequence DNA window includes the following coding sequences:
- the mex3b gene encoding RNA-binding protein MEX3B produces MPSSLFADSSVQGDALDEQRALQIALDQLSLLGLDNDENALYDNQEPRKKSVNMTECVPVPSSEHVAEIVGRQGCKIKALRAKTNTYIKTPVRGEEPVFVVTGRREDVAMARREIISAAEHFSMIRASRNKNTSPNGTATPAPGPPNLPGQTTIQVRVPYRVVGLVVGPKGATIKRIQQQTHTYIVTPSRDKEPVFEVTGMPENVDRAREEIEAHIAMRTGGLIELQDENDFHANGTDVGFDLHGHATLWSKPSAGMTPSSVRKPFSNYRNDSSSSLGSASTDSYFGNSSSRMADYSPPSPALSYTTTTTNNNGNNNNNNINVNTNGNGFVYGNDVISPDSTDLTFDSSPGFDTTSPPPGLLWSQYDSGMTPSSTGGSSPTSTSAIFPTNTPNNANGVVVSQRRVNGCTPQPRLSPPLHRHPGGPGEHPLARRVRSDPGGGPLSFPAYSSAMASLPGPHLPGVPCDSSASSTSSSSSSSTSSGTSRKGSRDCSVCFESEVIAALVPCGHNLFCMECANRICERSEPQCPVCHTGVTQAIRIFS; encoded by the exons ATGCCCAGCTCGCTCTTCGCAGACAGCAGCGTCCAGGGGGACGCACTGGACGAGCAGAGAGCCCTGCAGATCGCCCTGGACCAGCTGTCCTTGCTCGGCTTGGACAACGACGAGAACGCGCTGTACGACAACCAGGAGCCCCGGAAAAAGAGCGTCAACATGACCGAATGCGTCCCGGTGCCCAGCTCCGAGCATGTGGCTGAGATCGTTGGCAGACagg GTTGCAAGATCAAAGCACTGCGAGCGAAGACCAACACCTACATCAAGACCCCGGTTCGAGGCGAGGAGCCTGTTTTCGTGGTGACGGGCAGGCGGGAGGACGTGGCCATGGCCAGGAGGGAGATCATCTCCGCCGCCGAGCACTTCTCCATGATCCGAGCCTCCAGGAACAAAAACACCAGCCCGAACGGGACCGCCACCCCTGCACCCGGACCCCCTAACCTGCCGGGACAGACCACCATCCAGGTGCGGGTGCCTTACCGTGTGGTGGGGCTGGTTGTAGGCCCCAAGGGTGCCACCATCAAGCGCATCCAGCAGCAGACCCACACCTACATCGTGACACCCAGCAGAGACAAGGAGCCGGTGTTCGAGGTGACGGGGATGCCGGAGAATGTGGACCGAGCGCGCGAAGAGATCGAAGCCCACATCGCCATGAGGACGGGGGGTCTTATTGAGCTTCAGGATGAAAATGACTTCCATGCCAACGGGACTGATGTTGGTTTTGATCTGCACGGACACGCCACCCTGTGGTCTAAGCCCAGCGCCGGGATGACCCCATCCTCGGTGCGTAAACCCTTCTCCAACTACCGCAACGACTCGTCCTCCTCCCTTGGCAGCGCCTCCACAGATTCCTACTTTGGTAACAGCAGCTCACGTATGGCCGACTACAGCCCCCCCAGCCCCGCACTCagctacaccaccaccaccaccaacaacaacggcaacaacaataacaacaacatcaatGTCAACACCAACGGCAACGGGTTCGTTTACGGAAATGACGTGATCTCGCCTGACAGCACTGATCTCACCTTTGACTCCTCGCCAGGGTTCGACACAACGTCTCCGCCTCCGGGCCTCCTGTGGTCCCAGTACGATAGTGGCATGACCCCCTCCTCCACCGGAGGAAGctcccccacctccacctctgccATATTCCCCACCAACACCCCCAACAATGCCAATGGAGTAGTGGTGAGTCAGAGAAGGGTTAATGGTTGCACCCCGCAGCCCAGACTGTCGCCTCCCCTTCACCGCCACCCCGGAGGCCCCGGTGAGCACCCGTTAGCTCGGAGGGTGCGCAGTGACCCAGGCGGCGGCCCCCTCAGTTTCCCTGCTTATTCCAGCGCCATGGCCTCCCTGCCGGGCCCTCACCTCCCCGGGGTTCCGTGCGACTCGTCCGCCTCGTCGAcgtcgtcgtcctcctcctcctccacctcctctggcACCAGCCGGAAAGGCAGCCGCGACTGTTCGGTGTGCTTCGAGAGTGAGGTCATCGCGGCCCTGGTCCCCTGCGGGCACAACCTCTTCTGTATGGAATGTGCTAATCGTATCTGTGAGAGGAGCGAACCCCAATGCCCTGTCTGCCACACCGGCGTCACTCAGGCTATACGtatattttcataa